A region from the Spirochaeta thermophila DSM 6192 genome encodes:
- a CDS encoding nucleotidyltransferase domain-containing protein, which translates to MRKGVHGKGRRSFPFDSGGAIPEDEVKPLIGKLIREHLGENGLHPERILLFGSRARGDSSKGSDWDILVIVRERLSIQEKRRISRELRRVFAGKLIPVDILVKTAEELPSYESLPGSITREALHRGVPL; encoded by the coding sequence ATGAGGAAAGGAGTGCACGGAAAAGGGCGACGGTCCTTCCCTTTCGATTCGGGGGGAGCAATCCCCGAGGACGAGGTGAAACCGCTCATCGGGAAACTCATCCGTGAGCACCTGGGAGAGAACGGGCTCCATCCCGAGCGCATCCTCCTCTTCGGATCGCGCGCGCGAGGGGACTCCTCCAAGGGGAGCGACTGGGATATCCTCGTCATCGTGAGAGAGAGGTTGAGCATCCAGGAGAAGAGGAGGATTTCGAGGGAGCTGAGAAGGGTCTTTGCCGGAAAGCTCATTCCGGTGGACATCCTCGTAAAGACCGCCGAAGAGCTCCCCTCTTACGAATCGTTGCCGGGAAGCATCACGAGAGAGGCGCTCCATCGAGGGGTCCCCCTGTGA
- a CDS encoding HEPN domain-containing protein — MNPKDYVRKWLHKGWEDYLTASHELNLPPENEVITSSVCFHSQQAVEKFLKAYLISRGVEFGRTHSIEFLLALCSREDEDFESLDPGDLTSYAVDVRYPDEFYTPTLEEARKALERAGEVKDLVLRKLGISEREVEEP, encoded by the coding sequence GTGAACCCCAAGGATTACGTGAGGAAGTGGCTCCACAAAGGCTGGGAAGACTACCTCACGGCCTCGCACGAGCTCAACCTCCCCCCAGAGAACGAGGTCATCACCTCCTCGGTATGTTTCCACTCTCAACAGGCGGTGGAGAAGTTCCTGAAGGCGTACCTCATCTCCCGCGGGGTGGAGTTCGGGAGAACGCACTCGATCGAGTTCCTGCTCGCACTCTGCAGCAGGGAGGATGAGGATTTCGAATCACTCGATCCGGGGGATCTTACCTCGTATGCGGTGGACGTGCGCTATCCGGACGAGTTCTATACCCCCACCCTGGAAGAGGCACGGAAAGCGCTCGAACGTGCGGGCGAGGTGAAGGATCTGGTCCTCAGGAAACTGGGGATCTCCGAGAGAGAGGTGGAGGAACCCTGA
- a CDS encoding YaiI/YqxD family protein — MARVRIYLDGDSCPVKVREVIFRAAARREVPVYVVHQGRLRLPQGPWIKPVKLPPAPGAADAYILTHAKPWHLVVTRDIPLAAELVERGVPVINDRGTEFTRENVRERLSVRHAMKQLRELGLVKTRSRFSHRELRAFAAVFDRVLTRLLEESG, encoded by the coding sequence ATGGCGCGGGTTCGCATCTACCTCGACGGCGACTCGTGTCCCGTGAAGGTGAGGGAGGTGATCTTCAGGGCTGCAGCGCGGCGTGAGGTTCCCGTCTACGTGGTGCATCAGGGAAGGCTGCGGCTCCCGCAAGGCCCGTGGATCAAGCCGGTGAAACTCCCCCCGGCGCCCGGCGCGGCCGATGCGTACATCCTCACCCATGCGAAACCCTGGCACCTGGTCGTCACCCGGGATATCCCCCTCGCCGCCGAGCTCGTGGAGCGGGGGGTGCCGGTGATAAACGACAGGGGTACGGAGTTCACCCGGGAAAACGTCCGGGAGCGCCTCTCCGTGCGCCACGCCATGAAGCAGCTGAGGGAGCTGGGGCTGGTGAAGACCCGCAGTCGTTTCTCGCACCGCGAGCTGCGGGCCTTTGCCGCGGTCTTCGACCGGGTCCTCACGAGGCTCCTTGAGGAGTCGGGGTAG
- the manA gene encoding mannose-6-phosphate isomerase, class I, giving the protein MKGGRTPVQPGIHLLENSIQHYAWGSPTAFTTFLGIPNPEGTPMAELWMGAHPKAPSYVRLSDGERVPLGDLIERDPVSWLGAAAPRYGNVLPFLFKVLGVAQPLSIQAHPNKEQAREGFERENREGIPLDAPHRNYRDPNHKPEVICAVTPFWALRGFRSPGEIARRFTHPAFEPLEQAVRDLRIDPTPSGLSRFFRTLMTLEPQVKREVVTTASVAFRDHPEPEYQWLLRLADLYPGDIGVLAPLYLNLVKLAPGEAMFLPAGELHAYLEGVGVELMANSDNVLRGGCTPKHVDVPELLRILTFRGKDGVEVLSPREVAPGLWAYDLPTGEFALSCIEADDPVEVQVGSMEILVLLGDHAIFSWEGGTLELSRGQSVVVAAVVGRYEVSVEGRLYRASLPVA; this is encoded by the coding sequence ATGAAGGGAGGAAGAACGCCCGTGCAGCCCGGTATCCATCTGCTCGAGAACAGCATCCAGCACTATGCGTGGGGGTCTCCCACCGCCTTCACCACCTTTCTCGGCATCCCCAACCCCGAGGGCACGCCCATGGCCGAGCTGTGGATGGGCGCCCATCCGAAAGCCCCCTCCTATGTCCGCCTCTCGGACGGGGAACGCGTACCGCTCGGAGACCTCATCGAACGGGATCCCGTCTCCTGGCTCGGCGCTGCGGCCCCGCGCTACGGCAACGTCCTCCCCTTTCTCTTCAAGGTCTTGGGCGTGGCTCAGCCGCTCTCCATCCAGGCCCATCCGAACAAGGAGCAGGCACGAGAGGGCTTCGAACGGGAGAACCGGGAGGGCATCCCACTCGATGCACCTCATCGCAACTACAGGGATCCCAACCACAAACCGGAGGTGATCTGTGCGGTGACGCCCTTCTGGGCCCTGCGGGGCTTCCGCTCGCCCGGGGAGATCGCACGCAGGTTCACCCATCCCGCCTTCGAGCCCCTCGAGCAGGCGGTGAGGGACCTCCGGATAGACCCCACTCCCTCGGGCCTCTCCCGCTTCTTCCGCACCCTCATGACCCTGGAGCCTCAGGTGAAACGAGAGGTGGTGACCACGGCCTCGGTGGCCTTCCGGGATCATCCGGAGCCCGAATACCAGTGGCTCCTCCGGCTCGCCGACCTCTATCCCGGGGACATCGGTGTCCTCGCCCCCCTCTACCTCAACCTGGTCAAGCTCGCGCCGGGTGAGGCCATGTTCCTCCCCGCAGGGGAACTCCACGCCTATCTCGAGGGCGTGGGGGTGGAACTCATGGCCAACTCGGACAACGTCCTGAGGGGCGGATGTACTCCTAAGCACGTGGACGTGCCGGAGCTCCTCCGCATACTCACCTTTCGAGGGAAGGATGGGGTGGAGGTGCTCTCCCCCCGGGAGGTCGCACCCGGTCTATGGGCGTACGACCTGCCCACCGGGGAGTTCGCCCTCTCCTGTATCGAGGCGGACGACCCGGTTGAGGTGCAGGTGGGTTCCATGGAGATCCTCGTGCTCCTTGGGGACCATGCGATCTTCTCCTGGGAAGGCGGAACCCTCGAGCTCTCCAGGGGACAGTCGGTGGTAGTGGCGGCCGTGGTGGGCCGCTACGAGGTGAGTGTCGAGGGCCGCCTCTACCGGGCCTCGTTGCCGGTGGCGTAG
- a CDS encoding diphosphate--fructose-6-phosphate 1-phosphotransferase, whose translation MTRISPLQKARYGYVPKLPPVLQDEIARIQAELGQPTEAVADREDLKRLFANTYGKPIATLTRGSNPEAGRRRTVGVILSGGPAPGGHNVICGLFDALKKANRESTLIGFKGGPSGILDDEWIEFTDSLINQYRNTGGFDIIGSGRTKIETPEQFAKALENAKKHGLDALVIIGGDDSNTNAALLAEYFVQQGAPIQVIGIPKTIDGDLKNEYIEASFGFDTATKVYAELIGNIARDAISSRKYWHFIRLMGRSASHIALECALQTHPNVCIVSEEVREKNMTLSQIVDQIVDAVVKRAAKGENFGVVLVPEGLIEFIPEVGALIDELNTLLAKEAEVFNRIDDPRERISWVKGKLSGNNQHVFSSLPETIQAQLLMDRDPHGNVQVSRIETEKLLIEMVSSRLKALKEEGAYKGKFSALNHFFGYEARCAFPSNFDADYCYALGFTAFVLIANGLTGYIAAIKNLARPAVEWKPMGIPLTMMMNMEKRHGKMKPVIRKALVDLEGAPFKRFATQRDAWATESAYVFPGAIQYYGPDDVCNQPTMTLKLEQGLE comes from the coding sequence ATGACACGGATATCCCCGCTTCAGAAGGCCAGATATGGATACGTCCCCAAGCTGCCTCCCGTGCTTCAGGACGAGATCGCCAGGATCCAGGCGGAACTGGGACAGCCCACCGAGGCGGTGGCCGACAGGGAAGACCTCAAGCGTCTGTTTGCGAACACCTATGGGAAGCCCATCGCCACCCTCACCAGGGGATCCAACCCCGAGGCGGGGAGGAGGCGGACCGTGGGGGTGATCCTCTCGGGCGGGCCTGCACCCGGCGGCCATAACGTGATCTGCGGCCTCTTCGACGCCCTCAAGAAGGCGAACAGGGAGTCCACGCTCATCGGCTTCAAGGGAGGGCCTTCCGGCATCCTCGACGACGAGTGGATAGAGTTCACCGACTCGCTCATCAACCAGTACCGGAACACCGGAGGGTTCGACATCATCGGCTCGGGACGAACCAAGATCGAGACGCCCGAGCAGTTCGCAAAGGCTCTCGAGAACGCGAAGAAACACGGGCTGGACGCCCTGGTCATCATAGGAGGCGACGACTCCAACACGAACGCCGCCTTGCTCGCCGAGTACTTCGTACAACAGGGGGCGCCCATACAGGTGATCGGAATCCCCAAGACCATCGACGGGGACTTGAAGAACGAGTACATCGAGGCGTCCTTCGGATTCGATACCGCCACCAAGGTCTACGCAGAGCTCATCGGCAACATCGCCCGGGATGCGATCTCCTCCCGAAAGTACTGGCACTTCATCCGGCTCATGGGCCGTTCGGCCTCACACATCGCCCTGGAGTGCGCCCTCCAGACCCACCCGAACGTGTGCATCGTCTCGGAGGAGGTGCGCGAGAAGAACATGACCCTCTCCCAGATCGTGGATCAGATCGTGGATGCCGTGGTGAAACGGGCCGCAAAGGGGGAGAACTTCGGGGTGGTGCTCGTGCCCGAGGGGCTCATCGAGTTCATACCGGAGGTGGGGGCGCTCATCGACGAGCTCAACACCCTGCTCGCGAAGGAGGCGGAGGTCTTCAACAGGATCGATGATCCGAGGGAACGGATCTCGTGGGTGAAGGGGAAGCTCTCGGGCAACAACCAGCACGTGTTCTCCTCACTCCCCGAGACGATCCAGGCACAGCTCCTCATGGACAGGGATCCGCACGGTAACGTCCAGGTCTCGCGGATCGAGACCGAGAAACTGCTCATCGAGATGGTCTCCTCCCGGCTCAAGGCGCTCAAAGAGGAAGGGGCCTACAAGGGTAAGTTCAGCGCTCTCAACCACTTCTTCGGCTACGAGGCGAGGTGCGCCTTCCCGAGCAACTTCGACGCCGACTACTGCTACGCCCTCGGGTTCACGGCCTTCGTGTTGATCGCGAACGGGCTCACGGGCTACATCGCGGCGATCAAGAACCTCGCCCGACCTGCGGTGGAGTGGAAGCCCATGGGGATCCCCCTCACGATGATGATGAACATGGAGAAGCGGCACGGGAAGATGAAGCCGGTGATCAGGAAGGCCCTCGTGGATCTCGAGGGTGCACCGTTCAAGCGGTTCGCAACACAGCGGGATGCGTGGGCGACCGAGAGCGCCTATGTCTTCCCGGGCGCGATCCAGTACTACGGGCCGGACGATGTGTGCAACCAGCCGACCATGACGCTGAAGCTCGAACAAGGGCTGGAATAG
- a CDS encoding 1-phosphofructokinase family hexose kinase has product MPDIPVPPPPLPPYFLVVCPSPTFQRTLRFDAVRRGAVNRARESSLCVAGKGHNVCRTLSQLGQRAVHLTHLGGLQAPLYLHHAHREGIHVHAVSLPVEIRTCTTVIEADGAVTELVEESPRVPEQASSRLTEAFFQLLSGAHTLILTGKPAPGYPADLYARMAQAASRTGVRLIVDIRGPELEAVLPHRPLVVTPNLEEFSSTFLRGAAASRDQAAAEALRLARAYHTAFAITCGPEPLILAGPDGVDHVPVPRVPAVNTIGCGDAFTAGLALALHRGKPLQEAASFAARCASESARTLVPASLPDPRALILELAD; this is encoded by the coding sequence ATGCCCGATATCCCCGTTCCTCCGCCCCCCCTTCCCCCCTACTTCCTGGTAGTCTGCCCCAGTCCCACCTTCCAGCGTACCCTCCGGTTCGATGCGGTGCGCAGAGGGGCGGTCAATCGCGCCCGGGAGTCATCCCTCTGCGTGGCCGGCAAAGGCCACAACGTCTGTCGCACCCTGAGCCAGCTCGGACAACGCGCCGTACACCTCACCCACCTCGGCGGACTCCAGGCCCCCCTCTATCTCCACCACGCCCACCGGGAGGGCATCCACGTGCACGCCGTCTCCCTTCCGGTGGAGATCCGTACCTGCACCACCGTGATCGAGGCCGACGGAGCGGTCACCGAACTCGTCGAGGAGTCGCCCCGCGTCCCCGAACAGGCATCCTCCCGCCTCACTGAGGCCTTCTTCCAGCTCCTCTCCGGCGCCCACACCCTCATCCTCACCGGCAAACCGGCCCCCGGTTACCCCGCAGACCTCTACGCCCGCATGGCGCAGGCCGCCTCCCGTACAGGCGTCCGCCTCATCGTGGACATACGCGGCCCCGAGCTCGAGGCCGTGCTTCCCCACCGTCCCCTGGTCGTGACCCCCAACCTGGAGGAGTTCTCCTCCACCTTCCTCCGGGGAGCGGCCGCATCCAGGGACCAGGCCGCCGCCGAGGCCCTGCGCCTCGCACGCGCCTACCACACCGCCTTCGCCATCACCTGTGGCCCGGAGCCCCTCATCCTCGCCGGCCCGGACGGAGTGGACCACGTCCCGGTGCCCCGGGTTCCGGCGGTCAACACCATAGGGTGCGGCGACGCCTTCACGGCGGGCCTCGCCCTCGCCCTCCATCGGGGCAAGCCCCTCCAGGAGGCCGCCTCCTTCGCGGCTCGGTGCGCCTCCGAGAGCGCCCGCACCCTCGTCCCCGCCTCCCTTCCCGACCCCAGGGCACTCATCCTCGAGCTCGCGGACTGA
- a CDS encoding iron-containing alcohol dehydrogenase: MAVRPTVARTPELYAGEGVFDLFPRLVAERGWRKVFLCTGMSSFDGLEPVQEALREIERNGVEWERYPIHGEPSPQVVDEGVRRAREMGAEVVVAVGGGSVLDTGKAVSAGLFLEGSVKDYLEGVGTKSPTGERLPLVAVPTTAGTGSEATSNAVLSEVGPSGYKRSLRHPGYVPDAAFLDPLLHLSCPPSITAAAGMDAISQLVEAFLSTEANPASDALALQGLVLAGRSFLVVVREGGRKVDARLEMAYAAYFSGVCLTSAGLGLVHGLASPLGARFPVSHGLLCANLLPEVMEATVRVLEREGYSSLLTRCALAGEALSGRRPTGTSPPSLLPATLYALREQAGIPSLSGCGITPEDARALAASASHKAHPCTIPREEIASIIISRI; encoded by the coding sequence ACCGGCATGTCCTCCTTCGACGGTCTCGAGCCTGTACAGGAGGCGCTCAGGGAGATCGAGCGCAACGGGGTGGAGTGGGAACGATACCCGATACACGGCGAGCCCTCGCCCCAGGTGGTGGACGAGGGGGTGCGAAGGGCCCGCGAGATGGGGGCCGAGGTGGTGGTGGCGGTGGGCGGAGGGAGCGTGCTCGACACCGGAAAGGCGGTGAGCGCAGGCCTCTTCCTCGAGGGGAGCGTGAAGGACTACCTCGAAGGAGTGGGGACGAAGTCCCCCACAGGGGAGCGACTCCCGCTCGTGGCCGTGCCCACCACGGCGGGTACGGGGAGTGAAGCCACCTCGAACGCCGTGCTCTCCGAGGTGGGCCCCTCGGGCTACAAACGCTCCCTCCGCCATCCCGGCTATGTTCCCGATGCCGCCTTTCTCGATCCGCTCCTCCATCTCTCCTGTCCCCCTTCCATCACCGCAGCGGCGGGTATGGACGCCATCTCGCAGCTCGTCGAAGCCTTCCTCTCCACCGAGGCCAACCCTGCAAGCGACGCCCTCGCCCTCCAGGGGCTCGTGCTCGCAGGTCGTTCCTTCCTCGTGGTGGTGCGTGAGGGCGGGCGGAAGGTGGATGCGAGGCTCGAGATGGCCTATGCCGCCTATTTCTCCGGCGTGTGCCTCACGAGCGCAGGCCTGGGGTTGGTGCATGGGCTCGCCTCACCTCTGGGGGCTCGGTTCCCCGTATCGCACGGCCTCCTGTGTGCCAACCTCCTGCCCGAGGTAATGGAGGCCACGGTGCGGGTCCTGGAGCGGGAGGGGTACTCCTCCCTCCTCACCCGGTGCGCCCTCGCGGGCGAGGCCCTCTCGGGTCGGCGTCCCACCGGTACCAGTCCCCCCTCCCTCCTCCCCGCCACCCTCTATGCCCTCCGCGAACAGGCGGGCATCCCCTCCCTCTCGGGATGCGGCATCACACCCGAGGATGCGCGCGCCCTCGCCGCCTCCGCTTCCCACAAGGCCCACCCCTGCACCATACCTCGAGAGGAGATCGCTTCCATCATCATCTCACGCATCTAG